One stretch of Deltaproteobacteria bacterium DNA includes these proteins:
- a CDS encoding response regulator, whose amino-acid sequence MNEKKILVVDDEVSILDMLKDAFSSAGYTVLTAESAENAIKIFRQESIMVMFLDLNLPGMSGMELCKLIRKQNQIGIIYAFTGYSNFYGLLDCRAAGFDDFFVKPVKLDVLLKAAQEAFEKLERWEIDNYGLT is encoded by the coding sequence ATGAATGAGAAAAAGATTTTAGTCGTTGACGATGAAGTTTCCATTCTGGATATGCTGAAAGATGCTTTCAGTTCAGCCGGATATACTGTATTGACCGCCGAAAGCGCTGAAAATGCAATAAAAATTTTCAGACAAGAAAGCATTATGGTCATGTTTCTGGACCTTAATCTTCCCGGTATGAGTGGTATGGAACTCTGTAAATTGATTAGGAAACAGAATCAAATTGGTATTATTTACGCCTTTACCGGCTATAGTAACTTTTATGGCTTGTTAGATTGTCGTGCAGCCGGTTTTGACGATTTTTTTGTTAAGCCTGTTAAACTTGATGTACTCTTAAAGGCAGCTCAAGAGGCATTTGAAAAACTTGAACGCTGGGAAATCGACAACTACGGGTTAACATAA
- a CDS encoding alpha-amylase family glycosyl hydrolase: MAEQPPFLPFEIPDLTSRNMRIGKEGLLQRSFSVVPDDFFRIYQNEHLPLEVEFQQEEARAKVLLYTNIDCQKDEWQELEFKRETSRSYRLSYKARFCGSYKFKLKYSLDNGKTWYWDRVPFSHVIVDPEALKDIRMYTLIPSVSGSISDWIDLLPHIAGLGFNAIHLLPMTSLDFSESPYSAYDLFSIDKAYGGKENTSGFAVFETFVERARELGIRLCFDLVLNHIGIRSKMVQLCPEWIVPDKSEKDGLKRSGCWHMNSWLKWGDLVKIYYDHPNPDIRSDIWDYMNKYSLFWSHFARLTGGMIRLDNLHSSHEGFITNLLEELRGAYPDLVVMAEFFTDSNTILKKAAEWQINLFLANQWEYPYAHDLRNYLRYIHGIGRKVRFFLPITTHDTGVPAQLFGKAEAAVPRYAVTALMGTGQTGIVQGVEYGHPEKIDFIGRKEKYTFQENVYITEEIRNINRVLAESSVFHQAGNVEFIDGSHGAVLGALRRPEKELDGGYLIFANLDIHNGYCLQVNLSSFIKDTNKIHLEDRISGAWYESEGSDIKVDIEPCGIRILRIGN, from the coding sequence ATGGCAGAACAACCTCCCTTCCTTCCTTTTGAAATTCCGGATCTTACATCCCGGAATATGAGAATAGGAAAAGAAGGCCTTTTGCAACGCTCCTTCTCTGTCGTTCCCGATGATTTTTTCAGAATCTATCAGAACGAACATCTCCCGTTGGAAGTCGAATTTCAACAAGAGGAAGCGCGTGCCAAAGTATTGCTCTATACAAATATCGACTGTCAAAAAGACGAATGGCAAGAGCTGGAATTCAAACGGGAAACGAGCAGAAGCTACAGATTATCATATAAGGCAAGGTTCTGCGGCAGCTATAAATTCAAATTAAAATATTCTCTTGATAACGGCAAAACCTGGTACTGGGACAGGGTTCCTTTCAGCCATGTAATTGTGGATCCGGAGGCCTTGAAGGATATCAGGATGTATACTTTGATACCGTCGGTTTCAGGTTCAATCAGCGACTGGATAGATCTTCTCCCCCACATCGCAGGGCTTGGTTTCAATGCAATTCATCTTCTGCCCATGACCAGCCTTGATTTTTCTGAAAGCCCCTATTCCGCTTACGATCTTTTTTCCATCGATAAAGCTTACGGCGGAAAAGAAAATACTTCCGGTTTTGCTGTCTTTGAAACATTTGTTGAAAGGGCCAGAGAACTGGGAATCCGGCTTTGTTTTGACCTGGTGCTCAATCACATAGGGATCAGAAGCAAAATGGTGCAACTATGCCCGGAGTGGATAGTGCCCGACAAGAGTGAAAAAGACGGTCTGAAGCGTTCCGGTTGCTGGCATATGAACTCATGGCTGAAATGGGGGGATCTTGTAAAAATATATTATGATCATCCCAATCCTGACATTCGCAGCGATATCTGGGATTATATGAACAAATATTCCCTGTTCTGGTCCCATTTCGCCCGGCTCACCGGTGGCATGATCCGACTTGACAACCTGCATTCAAGCCATGAAGGGTTTATCACGAACCTGCTTGAAGAGCTGCGCGGCGCCTATCCAGACCTGGTTGTTATGGCGGAGTTCTTTACAGATTCCAATACTATTCTGAAAAAAGCTGCTGAATGGCAGATCAATCTTTTTTTAGCCAATCAGTGGGAATACCCCTATGCTCATGATCTGCGGAATTATCTGCGTTACATTCATGGCATAGGACGGAAAGTACGCTTTTTTCTCCCCATTACCACACATGATACAGGAGTACCGGCCCAGCTTTTCGGCAAAGCAGAGGCTGCTGTGCCGCGCTATGCAGTGACAGCTCTCATGGGTACGGGACAAACCGGCATCGTTCAGGGAGTTGAATATGGGCATCCGGAGAAAATAGATTTTATCGGCAGGAAAGAAAAGTATACATTCCAGGAAAATGTGTATATCACTGAAGAAATAAGAAATATTAACCGAGTGCTTGCAGAATCATCCGTGTTTCATCAAGCCGGGAATGTGGAATTTATCGACGGCAGCCACGGCGCAGTGCTGGGCGCCTTGCGCCGCCCGGAGAAAGAACTCGACGGTGGTTATCTGATCTTTGCCAATCTTGATATTCATAATGGATATTGTTTACAGGTTAACCTTTCCTCTTTTATAAAGGATACAAATAAAATACACTTGGAGGACAGAATAAGCGGAGCCTGGTATGAATCAGAGGGTAGTGATATTAAGGTTGATATTGAGCCCTGCGGTATCAGGATATTGAGAATCGGGAATTAA